From the genome of Pseudomonas yamanorum, one region includes:
- a CDS encoding universal stress protein, producing MIRSMLYATDLGLYAPYVMQHALALARTFKADLYVIHVVEPIGLFAESVLQSYLDEKALSEWQSQGLTTVMATIEQRVLDSFREELGEGEQDLKLIRSVRVIQGDPCEVILDQSQKLSVDLLIVGSHSQAVGVATPLGRTAARVLQLSQVPVYLVPLLQRRRSDDV from the coding sequence ATGATTCGTTCGATGCTGTACGCCACTGACCTCGGTCTATATGCACCTTATGTGATGCAACATGCCCTGGCGCTGGCGCGAACGTTCAAGGCCGATCTGTATGTGATTCACGTGGTCGAGCCCATCGGGCTGTTCGCCGAATCCGTGTTACAGAGCTACCTTGATGAGAAGGCCTTGAGTGAATGGCAAAGCCAGGGCCTGACGACAGTGATGGCGACCATCGAGCAGCGGGTGCTCGACAGTTTTCGCGAGGAACTGGGGGAAGGGGAGCAGGACCTCAAGTTGATCCGTTCGGTGCGGGTGATCCAGGGCGACCCCTGTGAAGTGATTCTCGACCAGTCGCAGAAACTCTCTGTGGATTTGCTGATCGTAGGTAGTCACAGCCAGGCGGTCGGTGTGGCGACGCCCCTGGGAAGAACCGCTGCTCGGGTGCTGCAGCTGTCTCAGGTGCCGGTGTACCTGGTGCCACTTTTACAGCGCCGCCGCAGTGATGACGTGTGA
- a CDS encoding 5'-nucleotidase, whose amino-acid sequence MAKGLGDKLVLAISSRALFDLSESHKAYLAQGVETYRKYQIDHEDEILEPGDAFPLVKKLLSLNASLGRARVEVVLVSRNSADTGLRVFNSIQHYGLDISRAAFVGGRSPYPYLAAFGCHLFLSTHAEDVRSALDAGFAAATILSGGARRASSAELRIAFDGDAVLFSDESERVYQSGGLEAFQASERESAREPLRGGPFKGFLAALNLLQREFPDESCPIRTALVTARSAPSHERVIRTLREWDIRLDESLFLGGLEKSAFLEAFAADVFFDDQEGHCEKAREFVATGHVPHGISNELKIQTEG is encoded by the coding sequence ATGGCAAAGGGATTGGGCGACAAACTGGTGCTGGCGATTTCCTCGCGGGCGCTGTTCGACCTGAGCGAAAGCCACAAGGCCTACCTGGCCCAAGGGGTCGAGACCTATCGCAAGTACCAGATCGACCACGAGGATGAAATCCTCGAGCCCGGCGACGCCTTCCCGCTGGTGAAGAAACTCCTGAGCCTCAACGCCAGCCTCGGCCGTGCCCGGGTCGAGGTGGTGCTGGTGTCGCGCAACAGTGCAGACACCGGCCTGCGCGTGTTCAATTCGATCCAGCATTACGGCTTGGACATCTCCCGCGCCGCGTTTGTCGGCGGGCGCAGTCCTTATCCTTATCTGGCGGCGTTTGGTTGCCACCTGTTTCTGTCCACCCATGCCGAGGATGTGCGCAGCGCCCTGGATGCCGGGTTTGCCGCAGCGACCATCCTCTCGGGCGGCGCACGTCGGGCCTCCAGCGCCGAGTTGCGGATTGCCTTTGACGGCGACGCGGTGCTGTTTTCTGATGAGTCCGAGCGCGTCTATCAGTCGGGAGGTCTTGAAGCCTTCCAGGCCAGCGAGCGGGAGTCGGCCCGCGAGCCATTGCGCGGCGGACCGTTCAAGGGCTTCCTGGCGGCGCTCAACTTGTTGCAACGTGAGTTCCCGGACGAGTCCTGCCCGATCCGTACTGCACTGGTCACTGCGCGTTCGGCGCCGTCCCACGAGCGGGTGATTCGCACGCTGCGGGAATGGGATATCCGTCTCGACGAGTCGCTGTTTCTCGGTGGCCTGGAGAAGTCGGCGTTCCTCGAGGCTTTTGCCGCCGATGTGTTTTTCGATGACCAGGAAGGGCATTGCGAGAAGGCCCGGGAGTTCGTGGCCACCGGGCACGTCCCCCACGGCATCAGTAACGAGTTGAAAATTCAGACCGAGGGCTGA